The DNA sequence GATAAGGAAAGTATGATAGGCATAAGGACACCTGATCTTAGAAAATATGCAAAACAACTCGGTAAAAGTAGTGATGTTATAGAATTTTTACAAACCTTGCCTCATAAATATTTTGATGAAAATCAGTTGCATGCATTTATTATTTCTGAAATAAATGACTTTAAAAACTGTATTGATGAGATAAACAGATTTCTCCCATATATAGACAACTGGGCAACCTGCGATCAGCTCTCACCAAAGGTATTTAAGAAACATCATAATGAATTATTTGAATATATAAAAGATTGGCTGAAATCTGATAAGGTCTACACTCTAAGATTTGGAATAGGTATGCTTATGGAGCATTTCCTGGATGAGGATTTTGATATATTATATCCTGAGATAGTTTCAAAGATAAGGTCAGGTGAATACTATATAAATATGATGATTGCCTGGTACTTTGCAACAGCTTTAGCAAAGCAGTATGAGAGTATAATTCCATTTATTGAAAACAATAGTCTTGATATATGGACTCATAATAAGGCAATACAAAAGTCAATTGAGAGTTATCGCATCACTGATGAGCAAAAAGCTTATCTAAGAGAATTAAAGATAAAGAAGGTATGAGGTGTTTAAGTGAGAACAAAAGAAGAGGCCTGTAGTTTCGGCTTAGAATTTGAAAATACATATTTGGACAAACCTTTTAGAAAAGCCGACTGGCAACTCATAAGGATAAAGGATACCAAGAAAGCTTTTCTTTGTGTATATGAAAGAGACGGTTTTGTAAATTTAAATGTGAAAGTTGATCCTGCTTGGAGAGACTTTTGGAGAAATACCTACCTTTCTGTTATTCCGGGATATCATCAAAATAAGGAACACTGGAATACTATCATACTTGACGGTAGTATAAGGGAAGATGATATAAGGAGAATGATTGCCGAAAGCTATGACTTGGTAACTGACTCGCCTACAAAAAGAATCTACGAGGCGGTTAAGAGAATACCGAAAGGTAAGGTAGCAACCTATGGCAAGGTAGCGGAGATGGCAGGAAATAAAAAGATGTCCAGAGCGGTAGGAAATGCTCTTCATAAAAACCCCGATCCTGAAAATATTCCTTGCTTTCGTGTAGTAAATTCAAAAGGGGAGCTTGCACCGGAATTTGCCTTTGGAGGAATGGGAGAACAGCGAAAGCTTCTTGAGGCAGAGGGAATAGAAGTTAAAGATAATAAAGTAGATCTATCAAAGTATGGTTTAGAATAGGAGTTTTATGAAGTTATTTAGTGGTGCAGATCTAATTATATATTTCTTTATATACGGGATTTTGGCTTGGGTACTGAATACAGTTATATACAGTTTAAAAGAACAAAAGTATATTAACACAGGTGTACTGAATATTCCGATAATCGTATGTCCTGCTTTAATTATGATTTTGATGATCATAGTGTCATCAGGAAAAAATGTCAGTTATTACGGAATGCTTATGATGGCTTTTATAGATTATTTTATACTGGATAAGATGGGACTGTTTTTCTCGCAAAGGCTTATTTTAAAAAAGGAAATAAACTCTTTGAGGGATGGCTATGGTAAGAGTTTGAAGCTTAGTTGTATAAATGCAATTATAGTGGTAGGTATATGTTTTGTACTTTTAAAAACTCTACATCCAATAGTATTTTCCTTTGTATCGCTGATACCTGTAATAATAGTAAATATAATTGCTCTTATATTGGCATTTCTTTTAATAATGGATACGGTAGCTATTTATATTTTTGTCAGAAAATATCCTATGCAAAGTATGAACAGCAATATAGCTAAGAAGAAAAATACTTTTGGAGAATGGATTTCAAAGAATATCTGGAAGAGAATTTATAAGCTTTATCCAAGTCTGTTATCAGATGATTTTGAAGACAGCAATAAAGGTATTTCAGATGCAGATAAATTACTTGAAGAAAAGGGTATTATATTTGCAAGGGGAATAAATGTAGCAAAGCTTATTTGGGTACTTTTTATATCCTCACTTATTGGAGATATTGTAGAAACTATATATGTACTTATTGTAGGACATGAACTTATGAGACGCTCAAGTTTTGTACTTGGACCTTTCAGTCTGGTGTGGGGACTTGGTGCGGTAATACTTACCTTAGCACTTTCAAAAGTAAAAAGACAGAATAATCTGTCTATATTTATATCAGGTTTCTTGTTTGGAGGAGTATTTGAATATCTATGCTCCGTGTTTACTGAAGTATTCTTCGGTATGAAGTTTTGGGACTATTCATATATGCCTTTTAATATTGATGGTAGAACAAATCTTTTGTTTATGTTCTTTTGGGGCATAGTGGCTTTGGTATGGTTTAAATTTATATATCCACCTTTTTCAAAGTTTATAGAGAAAATCCCACCGGTAACAGGCTCAGTCCTTGCAGTGTTTATAGCACTGTTTTTTATCTGTAACGGGACAGTTACATCAATGGTGATGATAAGAACTACAGACAGAAAAAAACACCCTGAAGCAAGGAATGTAATAGAGCAGTTTATAGACAATGAGTATCCGAATGAAGTGGTAAGAAAACTTTGGCCGAATATGAACTTTTTGGAGGAGTAAATATATGAAAAAGAGCGGAAAAAGTATAGCGGTCATTATGGCATTACTTGCGGCAACATTCTATGCAATAAATACTCCCTTTTCAAAAATTCTGTTGGAAAAAGTTACACCTACATTTATGGCTTCTTTTTTGTATCTTGGAGCAGGAATAGGTGTAGGTATAATGTATCTGCTTAATTCAAAAAAAGAGAAGAAAATTGAAAAGCTGTCAAAAACAGATTTACCATATACTGTCGGAATGATTGTGCTTGATATTTTGGCACCTATATTTTTAATGATTGGAATAAATATAGGCTCGGCTTCAAATGCTTCGCTACTTGGTAACTTTGAAATTGTAGCAACCACGCTCATTGCTATTTTAATATTCAAAGAGGTTGTAACATCAAGATTGTGGATTGCCATAGGATTTATTACATTTTCAAGTATAGTTCTCTCATTTGAAGGAAGCGGAAGTTTTAAATTCTCTTTAGGTTCATTGTTTGTAATACTTGCAACATGTTGTTGGGGACTTGAAAACAACTGTACAAGAATGATTTCGGATAAGAGTACATATGAGATAGTGATATTAAAAGGAATCTTTTCCGGTACAGGTTCATTTATAATAGCAATTATACTTGGAGAAAATATACCCGGAATAAAATATATTTTTATTTCAATGTTGCTTGGATTTGTGGCATATGGTCTCAGTATATTTTTATATATAAGAGCACAGAGAGAGTTGGGCGCCGCCAAAACAAGTGCATACTATGCCATAGCCCCTTTTATAGGTACTTTTTTATCATTTGCGGTAGACGGTGACAGATTGTCAGAAGTTTATTTTATCGGACTTATCTTTATGATAATCGGAAGTGTGATTGTAGTATGTGATACAATGTTAAAAAATCATATTCACTATCATATACATACTATTGTTCATACACATAACGGCTCAACACATAAGCATGTAATTAAGCACGAGCATAATCACTCTCATTTGGGTTCACAAGAAAAGCATTGTCATAATCATGATGATTATATAAACAGTATGGAGCATAAAAGAATGCATGAGTCGGGTGTATAGATTTATATTTAATGTAAATATTGACATTACATTAAATGGGATATATTATTTTACTAAAAAAGGAGTATACAAATGCAGATATCAAGCAGATTTACCATAGCATTACATATTTTTGCATGTGTAGAATATTTTAAAGATAAAGAGAAGATAACCAGTGACTTTCTATCAGGTAGTATAAGGTCAAATCCGGTAATTATCAGAAACATTCTTTCTCAGTTAAAGAAAGCCGGACTTATAAATGTAGTCAGAGGAACCGGAGGTATAGAGATTATAAAAGATCCGTCAGAGATAACATTTTATGATGTTTATAAGGCGGTTGAAGCAGTAAAGGAAGATGGACTGTTTCATTTCCATGAGGAGCCAAATCCTGCTTGCCCTGTAGGGAAAAATATACATGGAATATTGGACGGTAAGCTTAGTGAAATACAGGATGCTATGGAAAACAAGATGAAAACCTATACTATTTTGGATATTGAAAAGGGTATAAAAGAGATTTAATACTAAAAGATGCTTGTAACGGCATCTTTTTTAAATTAGAGTATTGACAAGCTTGATGTAATGATTTATATTACATCTATAATAAATATTAAAAAATTTATGAGGTAAAAGTTATGTCAAATAAAATGGATAATGCTAAGAACTTATATATAAGAGGTATACAGGATGGAGAAATTGATGAAGTATTATCAAATTATATGGGGGAGAGCTATACGCAGCACAGTACAGGAGTGGGGGAAGGAAAAGAAGGCTTTAGAGCATTTTTCTTGGACTTCTTTAAAAGAAATCCAAGGAGAGAGATACAAATAGTTCGTGCAATAGAGGATGGAGATTTTGTTTTCCTGCATGTTTTACAAAACTTAAATGACGGTAGTGTAAAATGGATAACTATGGATGTTTTCAGAGCAAATGAAGCAGGAAAAATAGTGGAGCATTGGGATGTTATAGACGCTTATCCTGAAAGTATTGTTAATGAAGATCCGATATTGGGTGAGTTTTGTGTAAAAGATTTAGAAAAAACTGAAAGCAATAAGAAGACAATAAGATTATTTCTTACCGAGGTATTGCAGAATAAGGAATTGGATAAATATCATGACTATGTATCAAATGATATTATTGAGCACAGTCAGTGGATACAGCAAGAAAATACAGACTTTAAAGAAGCTGTCAAAAAGTTCGGAGTATACTATGATTTTGTTTTTAAAGTTATCGGACAAGGTGATCATGTAGTTGCATATTCTCAAGTGATAGTTGATGGAAAAGCGTATGCAATATTTGATTTATTCAGATTAAAAGACGGGAAAATAGTGGAACACTGGGATAATAGAGAAATAGTACCTTCAAGGGATGAATTAACAAATTCAGGTAAGTTTTAGTTTTTACAGGAGTAGTAATGTTAAAGGAAATAGGAATATTAGTAAGTACAAAATGGGATTTTTTTGGAAAACTTTTGATACAACACATTGAAATTTCAATCATTGCGGTTTTAATTGCAATAGTTTTAGGTGGTATAGTTGGAATTGCAATCAGCGAATATCAAAAAAGTGCGAAGCTTATACTGGGAGCTATCAATTTTTTATATACGATTCCATCTATTTCAATGCTCGGTTTTTTAATACCGTTTTCAGGAATAGGTAATGTCACTGCCATCATTGCTTTAACTATATATGCACTGCTTCCGATGGTAAGAAATACTTATACAGGAATGATAAATGTAGATGCAGGTATTTTAGAAGCAGCTAAAGGAATGGGAAGTACAAAAAAGCAAATACTTCTTAGAGTACAAATACCTCTTGCTATGCCGGTTATAGTATCAGGTATTAGAAATATGGTCACTATGACTATTGCACTTACAGGTATTGCCTCATTTATAGGAGCAGGTGGACTTGGAGTAGCTATTTACAGAGGTATTACAACAAATAATGCGGCAATGACTGTAACAGGAAGCTTATTGATTGCTGTTTTGGCGTTGACTGTAGATTTTATATTGGGATTCGTTGAAAAAAGAATGATGAAGCATGGTAAGGAAGCAAGAAAGCAGAATAAATTAATGGCTGTAACAGCATTGGTTTTAATTGCTTGTGTAGTTATTACAGGACTTATCCCCGGAAAAAATAAGAATGTAATTCATCTTGCAACCAAACCTATGACAGAACAATATATTCTGGGAGAAATGTTGAAACTTTATATAGAGAAAGATACAAATCTAACTGTTGATATTACGCAAGGAGTGGGTGGAGGAACATCAAATATTGAGCCGGCTATGGAGAGTGGAGAATTTGATCTCTATCCTGAATATACCGGAACAGGCTGGAATATGGTATTAAAGCACACAGGACAATACAGTGAAGAACAGTTTGATGATTTACAAAAAGAGTATCAGGAAGAGCTTGGACTTACATGGGATGTGATGCTTGGTTTTAACAATACTTATGGTATCGCTATAAAAAAAGATATTGCAGAAGAAAACAATATAAAAACATACTCGGATTTACAAAAATTAAACGGGCAGTTAATTCTCGGTGCAGAATATGATTTCTTTGAGCGTCAGGACGGATTTGACATGTTATGTAAAACATATGATCTTAAATTCGCTTCAACAAGTGATATGGATATGGGATTAAAGTATCAAGCTATCAACAGTGGTAAAATAGATATAATGCCTGTAAATACTACAGACGGACAGCTGGCACAAGCTAATGTGGTATTGCTGGAGGATGACAAAGCAATGTATCCTTCTTATCAGGCAGGAATGGTAGTAAGAGAAGATGTATTAAAAGAATATCCACAGATTCATGAAGCATTACAAAAGTTTGACAGACTGATAAGTGAATCTGATATACAAAGAATGAATTATGAGGTTGAGACTGAAAAGAAAGAACCTAAAAATGTTGCAAGGGCATTCTTATTAGAAAAGGGGCTTTTAGAATAGAAAGGAGCAGCTTATGTCAACAGCTATTGAATTTTCGCATATAAGAAAAAGTTATGGAGATACGGTAATTATTCCGGATTTGAATTTACAAGTAGAAAAGGGTGAGTTTGTAACTATAGTCGGTTCTTCAGGCTGTGGAAAAACTACAGCACTAAAGATGATAAACGGACTCTATGAACCGACCTCCGGAGATATTTTCGTGAATGGAGAAAATATTAAAAATATTGATATGATCAATCTTAGAAGAAGTATCGGATATGCTATTCAGGGAAGTGTATTATTTCCCAATATGACTGTAGAAGAAAATATTTCCTATGTCCCAAGACTTTGGAATAAAAATGATAAAGAAAAGACTAAAAAGGCAGTGGATAAATGGATGGAAGTAATAGGTCTGGACTCATCTATGAAAGACAGATATCCTTCTGAATTATCAGGCGGTCAGCAGCAGAGAGTAGGAATTGCGAGAGCATTGGCGGCATCTCCGGATATATTGCTTATGGATGAGCCGTTTGGAGCTGTAGATGCTATTACCAGAGAACAGCTACAAAATGAGTTGAAGTCTTTGCATAAGAAAACAGGTATTACAATATTATTTGTTACACATGATATTGAAGAAGCATTAAAGCTTGGAACAAAAGTTTTGGTTCTTTATAAGGGTGAGATAGAGCAGTATGCAAAACCATGTGATATAGTACAAAATCCGTCTACAGATTTTGTAAAAAAACTTGTAGAAAAACAAAGAAGGGCTTGCAACTTACCCGATGAGAGACTTATGGAATGCGAGTATTGCGGTGCAAATATAGTTTCATAACGGGAGGTCAATATGAATCAAAATGAAAGACTTGATTATCTTATAGAAGCTTTTAAAGAAGACTCAGGAGAGTATAGGAACTTAAAAGTACCTGTAGATACAGACGGGAAGAAAAGAATACTACGTTCTCTTATGAATATCAGAATGCCGAGGGAAATGAATATTGAGGTATTAAAAATACAAGATGAATATCTTAGAGAAGCTATAAATGAAAACGGTATAGTATATATTTCCGATATAGATAAAGCAGAAGACAATATCTCTATATGGCAGGGAGATATTACAAGGCTGAAGGTGGATGCAATAGTTAATGCTGCAAACTCACAGATGCTTGGTTGCTTTATTCCCATGCATACCTGTATTGATAATTGTATACATACATTTGCCGGTGTGGAACTTAGAAATGAATGTAACAAAAAAATGAATCAGCTGAAGATCCGCTATGGCAGAGATTATGAACAACCTACAGCAATTCCTATGCTCACAGATGCTTATAATCTTCCTGCAAAAAAGATTGTTCATATAGTCGGCCCTATTGTACAAGGGGGACTTAGCAAAAGGAATGAGGAAGATCTTAAAAACTGTTATAAAAACACTTTAGATCTTTGCGTTGAAAACGGATTGAGAAGCGTGGCATTTTGCTGTGTATCCACCGGAGTATTTCATTTTCCGAATAAAAGAGCAGCCGAAATTGCAGTAGCAACTGTAAGAGAATGGTTAAAAGAAAATCGAGGTAAAATGGACCTTGTAATATTTAATGTATTTAAGGATGAAGATAAGAAATATTACGAGAAAGAAGTTTCAGTATAAATTTGTAGAAGGAGGACTGTGCTATGGACAAGGTTTTTGCTAAAAGACCAAACGGTTATCAAGACTCAATATCTAAGGGAATAGCTGCGGCACACTACTTTAGAGGTAGAGCTTCATATGGTAAAGGCGGCATGGATGCTCAGATAAAAAGACTTAAAGAAGAAATAGAAAATGCCGATGCGATTTTGATTGGAGCCGGTGCAGGCCTCTCTACATCTGCGGGCTTTACATACACCGGTGAAAGATTTGATAAGTATTTCTTTGATTTTGCAAAGACTTTCGGTATAAAAGATATATATTCAGGCGGTTTTTATCCGTTTCCGAAGAAAGAGATATTTTGGGCATGGTGGGCAAGGCATATTTATTTTAACAGATATGTTGATGCGCCAAAACCTGTATATAAGGACTTATTTAACTTGGTTAAGGATAAGGACTACTTTGTAATTACCACAAATGTAGACCATCAGTTTCAAAGAGCAGGATTTGATAAGAAAAGACTTTTCTACACTCAGGGAGATTACGGACTTTTTCAAAGTACAAATCCGGATTGCAAATATACCTTTGATAATAAAGTGTGGGTAGAAAAAGCCTTAAAAGCGCAGGGATTTATCAGAAATGATAAGAATGAGTTTATTGTACCTGTGAATAAAGATATTCTTATGGAAATACCTACTGAACTTATACCGAAAACTCAGGAAGGTGATGATGTGACTACAAATCTTCGAGCTGATGATACTTTTGTAGAGGATGGAGGCTGGCATAATGCTTCAAGTAATTATGCTGATTTTATAAGAAGACATGAAAACCTGCATATACTCTTTTTAGAACTTGGAGTAGGAGCAAATACTCCTGTAATTATAAAATATCCTTTCTGGCAGATGACATATGACAATAAAAAGGCGATATATGCCTGTTTAAATTATGGAGAAGCCTTCTGCCCTGAGAAGATAAATGATAGAAGTATCTGTATTGACGGGGATATTGGAGAAATTCTATCACAGCTTAAAGAAAAGTGATAGTTCTAAGGCATATATTGAAACTATGTCACGAATAATATACAATATTAGTGACATAATAAAAGGATGTTCTAATTGATTTTAAAGTGGACGGTTTTTAAATATTAAAGCTTGACTACGTGAAGGAGTGGAGAAAATATGAGTATATTTACACCTGAAGTAAGCATAATAATAAAAGAAGCAAGACCTGAAGATGCAGTTAAACTGATTGAATACACAAAGATAGTAGGTGCGCAAACCGATAATCTAAGCTTCGGTAAAGAAGGAGCGGGAGATACACCTGAGGTAGAAGAGTTTATCAAAAGAATTGGTTCAGATTCAAAGTCTGTGATGTATTTTGCATGGAAAAATGATGATATAGTCGGATGTGCAAATATAAGCAGTATGAAGCGAAGAATGAGTCATAGAGCAAACTTTGCTATAAGTGTTGCCAAATCGGAATGGGGAAGCGGAATTGGAAGTGCACTTTTAGAAAAATGTATTTCCTTTGCAAAAGACAATGAAATAGAAATAATAAACCTAGATACAAGGAGTGATAATTTTCGAGCAATCAGCCTCTATAAAAAGTTCGGATTTGTAAAAATCGGCCGGATGCCTGCTTTTTCAAAAATAAACGGTGAATATATAGATGCGGATTTGATGTATCTGGACTTGAGAGAAAAAAGTAATAATAGAAGAAAAATAGAAGCATTTGAAAGATTAGAGGCAATAAGAAGAGAAAATAAAAAAGAAATTGATTTTAATAAAGAAAGAGAGGAGGCAATGAATAAAAAACATAAAATACAGCCTTAATTTCAATAAGTATCAAGACTGTATTTTTGCTAAATATCCCCTCTACCTCCCCGTTTTTATATCAGTTCTGTTCAGATAAAGCAATCCTATGGCAAAAGAAATAAAAATATAGAGTAAACAAGTTATTATTACAACAGGTAGATTTATTTCACCGGTTATATTTGTGCTGCCCATAGAGTATATAAGCATTGAAAAAGGTGTTGCATAGAAAAATCCCTTTACTGTGAGTAGAAGCCCTAAAATATTTCCAAGGAAGGCAAGGCCGACAGGTATTGCAAATGAAGGTATTATCAGTGAAAGTAAACACTGAAAGCTTGAAACGGCAATTATACAAAGTATACTTGCAAAGATTCTTAAATAGAATTCTTTCGGTATGCTTCCTGTAATCCCGATAAGCTTTCCTGAAACAATATAGATAAATGAAATCCATAACATACAAATAGTTGAAATGACAGCTACGGTAAGCCATTTATCTTTTAATACTTTGAAGCGTGAACTTGATGTAAGCATTATATTCCAGTTGGTTCCAAGATGTTCCATACGAAAATCAAGGCTTGCAAGTATGGCAATTAAAGGTGACAGGAAGAACATACCTAAAAATAATGACTCCTGTGTCCAAAGATCCGCCCAGTCAAATGATAATACTCCTTGATTTGAAAGGAAATTTATAATACCGATACCTGCAGAAATCAACGGAATCAATGCAAATGGAATCCATACTGGGTTTCGCTTCATCTTGATAAGCTCTACAGGCAATATGGTATGAGAATTTTTGCTTATTCTATGTACATGGGCAATCTTAAAATTACCTGTTTCAGGATTATTAAATACCGACAGACTAAGCTTATATGTAGTAAAGAAATATAAAAAGCTTATAAATATCGTTTTTATATCTATTGCATTCCATGAAAGCAGCATATCTCTTGTAGCAGAGTCATAATCCATAGTAACGGTACTTAAAGAAAAAAGTACGGACCATGGAGTAAGTGCCGCTTTACTTACAAAAGCAATGAATACACCTGCAAGTGTGCCTCCAAAAGCAATTGAAAGCGCTGCAAATTGATTCCTGAACTTCAAAGACAGCAGACATTGAAGCTGAAATATAATCATTCCGAAAATAATCTCTGCAAATTCAGTCTGAAGTAATGCAAAAATTGGGAATCCTCCACCAATCATGAATTTAATACCTAAATACAAAATCATTATTGTCTGTATAAAACAAAATAAAGCTATATGTATAAAGCCGAATAAAAGTTTGGAAGAAAAGAGTTTTTTCCTGCTTTCCAGTGTGGGAAGAGTATTCCACATATTTCCTTTATTTTCTATATCAATACATCTGCTTGCCAGTACCGACATCATAATGGAAATCAGCATTGTATTCAAAAACGGAATTGAACTGAAAATCATTTGCCATTCCTGTCCTTTAGGTAAATCTCCATATGAGATGTAGAAATAGTTTAGTCCTGTTACAATAAATAATAATGATAAGGAAATCAGGAATTTATTTTTTGTAAATTCAATGGATATTGATTTATTTAAACTTATTTGTTTCATAATGACTCCCTTTCCCCTGTAAGCTCAAGGAAAATCTGCTCCAAACTCTGATCTGATGATTCAAGATTTGATAGCTTTCCCTGATACAGCATTTGACCATGATTTATAATACCTACATAGTCAGCCATTTGTTCTATCTCATTTAGTAGATGGCTTGAGATAATTACAGTTATATCTCT is a window from the Lachnoanaerobaculum umeaense genome containing:
- a CDS encoding SIR2 family NAD-dependent protein deacylase; amino-acid sequence: MDKVFAKRPNGYQDSISKGIAAAHYFRGRASYGKGGMDAQIKRLKEEIENADAILIGAGAGLSTSAGFTYTGERFDKYFFDFAKTFGIKDIYSGGFYPFPKKEIFWAWWARHIYFNRYVDAPKPVYKDLFNLVKDKDYFVITTNVDHQFQRAGFDKKRLFYTQGDYGLFQSTNPDCKYTFDNKVWVEKALKAQGFIRNDKNEFIVPVNKDILMEIPTELIPKTQEGDDVTTNLRADDTFVEDGGWHNASSNYADFIRRHENLHILFLELGVGANTPVIIKYPFWQMTYDNKKAIYACLNYGEAFCPEKINDRSICIDGDIGEILSQLKEK
- a CDS encoding Rrf2 family transcriptional regulator, coding for MQISSRFTIALHIFACVEYFKDKEKITSDFLSGSIRSNPVIIRNILSQLKKAGLINVVRGTGGIEIIKDPSEITFYDVYKAVEAVKEDGLFHFHEEPNPACPVGKNIHGILDGKLSEIQDAMENKMKTYTILDIEKGIKEI
- a CDS encoding nuclear transport factor 2 family protein, which codes for MSNKMDNAKNLYIRGIQDGEIDEVLSNYMGESYTQHSTGVGEGKEGFRAFFLDFFKRNPRREIQIVRAIEDGDFVFLHVLQNLNDGSVKWITMDVFRANEAGKIVEHWDVIDAYPESIVNEDPILGEFCVKDLEKTESNKKTIRLFLTEVLQNKELDKYHDYVSNDIIEHSQWIQQENTDFKEAVKKFGVYYDFVFKVIGQGDHVVAYSQVIVDGKAYAIFDLFRLKDGKIVEHWDNREIVPSRDELTNSGKF
- a CDS encoding ABC transporter permease/substrate-binding protein, with the translated sequence MLKEIGILVSTKWDFFGKLLIQHIEISIIAVLIAIVLGGIVGIAISEYQKSAKLILGAINFLYTIPSISMLGFLIPFSGIGNVTAIIALTIYALLPMVRNTYTGMINVDAGILEAAKGMGSTKKQILLRVQIPLAMPVIVSGIRNMVTMTIALTGIASFIGAGGLGVAIYRGITTNNAAMTVTGSLLIAVLALTVDFILGFVEKRMMKHGKEARKQNKLMAVTALVLIACVVITGLIPGKNKNVIHLATKPMTEQYILGEMLKLYIEKDTNLTVDITQGVGGGTSNIEPAMESGEFDLYPEYTGTGWNMVLKHTGQYSEEQFDDLQKEYQEELGLTWDVMLGFNNTYGIAIKKDIAEENNIKTYSDLQKLNGQLILGAEYDFFERQDGFDMLCKTYDLKFASTSDMDMGLKYQAINSGKIDIMPVNTTDGQLAQANVVLLEDDKAMYPSYQAGMVVREDVLKEYPQIHEALQKFDRLISESDIQRMNYEVETEKKEPKNVARAFLLEKGLLE
- a CDS encoding ABC transporter ATP-binding protein; this encodes MSTAIEFSHIRKSYGDTVIIPDLNLQVEKGEFVTIVGSSGCGKTTALKMINGLYEPTSGDIFVNGENIKNIDMINLRRSIGYAIQGSVLFPNMTVEENISYVPRLWNKNDKEKTKKAVDKWMEVIGLDSSMKDRYPSELSGGQQQRVGIARALAASPDILLMDEPFGAVDAITREQLQNELKSLHKKTGITILFVTHDIEEALKLGTKVLVLYKGEIEQYAKPCDIVQNPSTDFVKKLVEKQRRACNLPDERLMECEYCGANIVS
- a CDS encoding DNA alkylation repair protein encodes the protein MNLNEIRVELFKMQDMDYRDFNSKLIPTVDKESMIGIRTPDLRKYAKQLGKSSDVIEFLQTLPHKYFDENQLHAFIISEINDFKNCIDEINRFLPYIDNWATCDQLSPKVFKKHHNELFEYIKDWLKSDKVYTLRFGIGMLMEHFLDEDFDILYPEIVSKIRSGEYYINMMIAWYFATALAKQYESIIPFIENNSLDIWTHNKAIQKSIESYRITDEQKAYLRELKIKKV
- a CDS encoding protein-ADP-ribose hydrolase, producing the protein MNQNERLDYLIEAFKEDSGEYRNLKVPVDTDGKKRILRSLMNIRMPREMNIEVLKIQDEYLREAINENGIVYISDIDKAEDNISIWQGDITRLKVDAIVNAANSQMLGCFIPMHTCIDNCIHTFAGVELRNECNKKMNQLKIRYGRDYEQPTAIPMLTDAYNLPAKKIVHIVGPIVQGGLSKRNEEDLKNCYKNTLDLCVENGLRSVAFCCVSTGVFHFPNKRAAEIAVATVREWLKENRGKMDLVIFNVFKDEDKKYYEKEVSV
- a CDS encoding DMT family transporter, which codes for MKKSGKSIAVIMALLAATFYAINTPFSKILLEKVTPTFMASFLYLGAGIGVGIMYLLNSKKEKKIEKLSKTDLPYTVGMIVLDILAPIFLMIGINIGSASNASLLGNFEIVATTLIAILIFKEVVTSRLWIAIGFITFSSIVLSFEGSGSFKFSLGSLFVILATCCWGLENNCTRMISDKSTYEIVILKGIFSGTGSFIIAIILGENIPGIKYIFISMLLGFVAYGLSIFLYIRAQRELGAAKTSAYYAIAPFIGTFLSFAVDGDRLSEVYFIGLIFMIIGSVIVVCDTMLKNHIHYHIHTIVHTHNGSTHKHVIKHEHNHSHLGSQEKHCHNHDDYINSMEHKRMHESGV
- a CDS encoding ABC transporter permease; its protein translation is MKQISLNKSISIEFTKNKFLISLSLLFIVTGLNYFYISYGDLPKGQEWQMIFSSIPFLNTMLISIMMSVLASRCIDIENKGNMWNTLPTLESRKKLFSSKLLFGFIHIALFCFIQTIMILYLGIKFMIGGGFPIFALLQTEFAEIIFGMIIFQLQCLLSLKFRNQFAALSIAFGGTLAGVFIAFVSKAALTPWSVLFSLSTVTMDYDSATRDMLLSWNAIDIKTIFISFLYFFTTYKLSLSVFNNPETGNFKIAHVHRISKNSHTILPVELIKMKRNPVWIPFALIPLISAGIGIINFLSNQGVLSFDWADLWTQESLFLGMFFLSPLIAILASLDFRMEHLGTNWNIMLTSSSRFKVLKDKWLTVAVISTICMLWISFIYIVSGKLIGITGSIPKEFYLRIFASILCIIAVSSFQCLLSLIIPSFAIPVGLAFLGNILGLLLTVKGFFYATPFSMLIYSMGSTNITGEINLPVVIITCLLYIFISFAIGLLYLNRTDIKTGR
- a CDS encoding methylated-DNA--[protein]-cysteine S-methyltransferase encodes the protein MRTKEEACSFGLEFENTYLDKPFRKADWQLIRIKDTKKAFLCVYERDGFVNLNVKVDPAWRDFWRNTYLSVIPGYHQNKEHWNTIILDGSIREDDIRRMIAESYDLVTDSPTKRIYEAVKRIPKGKVATYGKVAEMAGNKKMSRAVGNALHKNPDPENIPCFRVVNSKGELAPEFAFGGMGEQRKLLEAEGIEVKDNKVDLSKYGLE
- a CDS encoding putative ABC transporter permease — encoded protein: MKLFSGADLIIYFFIYGILAWVLNTVIYSLKEQKYINTGVLNIPIIVCPALIMILMIIVSSGKNVSYYGMLMMAFIDYFILDKMGLFFSQRLILKKEINSLRDGYGKSLKLSCINAIIVVGICFVLLKTLHPIVFSFVSLIPVIIVNIIALILAFLLIMDTVAIYIFVRKYPMQSMNSNIAKKKNTFGEWISKNIWKRIYKLYPSLLSDDFEDSNKGISDADKLLEEKGIIFARGINVAKLIWVLFISSLIGDIVETIYVLIVGHELMRRSSFVLGPFSLVWGLGAVILTLALSKVKRQNNLSIFISGFLFGGVFEYLCSVFTEVFFGMKFWDYSYMPFNIDGRTNLLFMFFWGIVALVWFKFIYPPFSKFIEKIPPVTGSVLAVFIALFFICNGTVTSMVMIRTTDRKKHPEARNVIEQFIDNEYPNEVVRKLWPNMNFLEE